In the Arthrobacter sp. Soc17.1.1.1 genome, ATCGACCGGACCGCGGCGCACCTCAAGGAGCTCGTGCCCGAGGCGCGCGTCGCCGTCGCGCACGGGCAGATGACGGAGTCGCGGCTCGAGCAGATCATCGTGGACTTCTGGGAGAAGCGGTTCGACGTGCTCGTGTGCACCACGATCATCGAGACCGGGCTGGACATCTCCAACGCCAACACGCTGATCGTGGACCGTGCCGACTCCTACGGCCTGTCGCAGCTGCACCAGCTGCGCGGCCGTGTGGGCCGTGGCCGCGAGCGGGCCTACTCGTACTTCCTGTACCCGTCGGAGAAGCCGCTCGGCGAGGTGGCCCTGGAACGGCTGAAGGCCGTGGCGTCCCACAACGAGCTCGGTGCGGGCATGCAGCTGGCCATGAAGGACCTCGAGATCCGCGGGGCGGGCAACCTGCTCGGCGGCGAGCAGTCCGGCCACATCCAGGGCGTCGGGTTCGACCTCTACATCCGCCTCGTCGGCGAGGCCGTGGCGAACTTCCGGGGCGAGGCGGAGGAGAAGGCGGCGGAGATGAAGATCGAGCTGCCCGTCAACGCGCACCTGCCGCACGACTACGTGCCGGGGGAGCGGCTGCGCCTCGAGGCGTACCGCAAGCTCGCCGCGGCCGTCACGGACGAGGCGATCGACGCCGTCGTCGCCGAGCTCAAGGACCGCTACGGCGAGCCGCCCGCAGCGGTGGAGAACCTCATCGCTGTCGCGCGCTTCAGGGTGAGCGCCCGTGCCCTCGGGCTGACGGACGTGGCACTGCAGGGCAACTTCATCAAGTTCGCCCCGGCGGAGCTGCCGGAGTCCAAGCAGATGCGGCTCACGCGCATGTACCCGGGCGCCGCCGTGAAGCCGGCGCTCAACGCGGTGCTGGTGCCGAAGCCCAAGACCGCGAGGATCGGCGGCCGGGACCTCGTGGACGCGGAGATCCTGGGCTGGGCGAAGGACGTGCTCGACACGGTGTTCACGCCCTAGCCCCCGGACACGGTACCGCCCGGGTGGTGACCGCCGGCCGTCCTATCGGTCGGCGGCGCCGGCCTCTGCGGGGCGGCGGCGCTGTCCGCGGTGCCCGCCGCCGTCCGGTAGCGTCCGCAGCGCCCTCAGGGCCAGGACCGTCACGGGGACGAGTGCCAGGTGGCACAGGGCCAGCGCGATCGTGCTCGGCTCGTCGAAATCGGCGGGAAGTGTCATGCCGATGATCGTGCCGATCTCGAGGACCGGGGCGACGATCAGGGCGACGGTCACCACGGACGGCCACCAGCGGCGCACGACGGCGACGGCGGTGAGCCCGAGGCCGAGCGGGACGAGCGTGAACAGGGCCACGACGGCGGCATCGACGGTCGCCGGTCCCGCCGGCGAGGTGAACGTGTAGGTGCCTCCCGCCAGCGCTCCCAGGAAGAAGATCGCGAGATTCACGACCACCGCGACGACGAGGGCGGTGACGATGACGCGGCCGGCCGACCTCCCCTTCATCGCGTGCCCCCGTGCGTCCCGATGTGCGGGTCCGGCAGGGCGGTGCCCCGTGTGGTGGTGCCAGTGGGTCCGGTCATGCGGTTCACTGTGGACCTGATGCGGGGCGGACGCAAGGGTGGCGGGCCGGACAGGCGA is a window encoding:
- a CDS encoding DUF6069 family protein, producing MKGRSAGRVIVTALVVAVVVNLAIFFLGALAGGTYTFTSPAGPATVDAAVVALFTLVPLGLGLTAVAVVRRWWPSVVTVALIVAPVLEIGTIIGMTLPADFDEPSTIALALCHLALVPVTVLALRALRTLPDGGGHRGQRRRPAEAGAADR